From one Lycium barbarum isolate Lr01 chromosome 6, ASM1917538v2, whole genome shotgun sequence genomic stretch:
- the LOC132645160 gene encoding probable serine/threonine-protein kinase PBL7: protein MEDNHSHHHSESQSHKSHQHNDMIPSTSILLIIIPVIIIILLIAISLLIVMLKRIQSAKHNTINSSKSTSHVINDSNYMFIAHSTINIHSSPEVKGGCLHGHGGSSSGRMPQSKLRGVQVFTYKQLEMATDNFSEANLIGNGGYGVVYRGILTDGTVAAIKLLQREGKQWERSFRLEVDLLSRLHSPYLVELLGYCADQQHRLLIFEYMSNGSLQQHLHKQSKSSLNWGIRLRIALDCARALEYLHEHTTPSVIHRGFKCSNVLLDQDFRAKVSDFGLAKIGSDKLNGLISTRVLGTTGYLAPEYASTGKLTTKSDVYSYGVVLLELLTGRVPIDTNRPPGEHVLVSWALPRLTNREKVVEMVDPILEGQYTKKDLIQVAAIGAMCVQTEADYRPLMTDVVQSLVPLVKTYSSSCPSNSFRS, encoded by the exons ATGGAAGATAACCATAGCCACCATCATTCGGAATCTCAAAGTCATAAAAGCCACCAGCACAATGACATGATCCCTTCAACATCCATTCTCTTGATAATCATTCCAGTCATAATTATAATCTTGCTTATTGCAATATCTCTTCTCATCGTGATGCTTAAGCGCATACAATCTGCCAAACACAACACGATTAATAGTTCAAAAAGCACAAGTCATGTCATCAACGACAGCAATTATATGTTCATTGCTCACAGCACCATCAACATCCATTCCAGCCCAG AAGTAAAAGGTGGATGTTTGCACGGACATGGAGGAAGTTCATCAGGAAGGATGCCACAATCTAAATTGAGAGGAGTTCAAGTATTTACATACAAGCAGCTGGAGATGGCTACCGACAATTTTAGTGAGGCAAATTTAATTGGAAATGGAGGTTATGGGGTTGTCTACAGAGGAATCCTTACTGATGGGACTGTGGCTGCAATTAAACTTCTGCAGAGGGAAGGCAAGCAATGGGAACGTTCTTTTAGATTAGAG GTGGATTTATTAAGTCGCTTACACTCTCCTTACCTGGTTGAACTTCTTGGCTACTGCGCAGACCAACAACACAGGCTCCTAATATTTGAGTATATGTCTAATGGTTCACTCCAACAGCATCTACATAAACAATCCAAGAGTTCATTAAACTGGGGAATTAGATTGAGAATAGCCCTTGATTGTGCTAGAGCATTGGAGTATTTGCATGAGCACACAACCCCATCAGTCATCCATAGAGGCTTCAAGTGCAGTAATGTTCTACTTGATCAAGATTTCAGAGCTAAGGTGTCTGATTTTGGTTTAGCGAAAATTGGCTCGGACAAACTGAACGGTCTGATCTCAACGCGAGTATTAGGGACCACAGGATATTTGGCCCCCGA GTATGCTTCAACTGGCAAACTTACAACAAAATCAGATGTATACAGCTATGGTGTGGTTCTTCTAGAGCTATTGACAGGCCGTGTACCAATCGATACAAACCGGCCTCCTGGAGAACACGTGCTTGTCTCATGG GCTCTTCCAAGATTGACAAACAGAGAAAAAGTAGTTGAAATGGTAGATCCAATATTAGAAGGCCAGTACACCAAGAAAGATCTAATCCAG GTAGCAGCTATAGGAGCAATGTGTGTGCAAACAGAAGCAGATTATCGTCCGTTAATGACGGATGTTGTGCAATCCTTAGTACCTCTTGTGAAGACATACTCTTCTTCATGTCCTTCCAATTCCTTCAGGTCTTAG